The following proteins are co-located in the Acinetobacter sp. NCu2D-2 genome:
- a CDS encoding ATP-binding protein encodes MNIGIDLLKTPKDVLSTLCTKHGYPLIKIGSHQLCKVCAKENLEQTNREHKEELQQKLLQHRIHSSGLNQRYLECGFSNYSASTTEQQQVVECCQNFTQQLLNGSKSNLILYGTPGTGKTHLGSAIIRNVIYKTKMSSRYITSAQIAKTIMNSWSIEDQSEEQWIQFFADFDLLVLDEYGLHDRHSSRLELVHKVLYKRYDMMKPTMIISNFNLENLERDLGIRLWSRLHENQLIMASCYWSDYRMR; translated from the coding sequence ATGAATATAGGAATTGATCTTTTAAAAACTCCTAAGGATGTTTTAAGCACCCTCTGTACAAAACATGGCTATCCATTAATAAAAATAGGTAGTCATCAATTGTGCAAAGTCTGTGCGAAAGAAAATCTTGAACAAACGAATAGAGAACACAAGGAAGAGTTACAGCAAAAGCTGTTACAACACCGTATTCATAGCTCAGGACTAAATCAACGTTACTTGGAATGTGGTTTTTCTAATTATAGTGCTAGTACTACTGAACAGCAGCAAGTTGTCGAATGCTGTCAGAATTTCACACAGCAATTATTAAACGGTTCGAAATCCAACCTTATCCTTTATGGCACGCCAGGTACTGGAAAAACCCATCTAGGATCAGCGATTATTCGCAATGTTATCTATAAAACCAAAATGTCATCTCGTTATATAACGAGTGCTCAGATAGCAAAAACCATTATGAATTCATGGAGTATTGAAGACCAATCTGAAGAGCAATGGATTCAATTTTTTGCTGATTTTGATTTACTAGTCTTAGATGAATATGGGCTACATGATCGTCATTCATCTCGTTTAGAACTTGTTCATAAAGTGCTATACAAACGCTATGACATGATGAAGCCAACTATGATTATTTCTAATTTCAATCTTGAAAATTTAGAACGAGATCTTGGTATACGACTCTGGTCACGATTACACGAAAATCAACTCATTATGGCTTCATGCTATTGGTCTGACTATAGGATGAGATAG
- a CDS encoding DUF1376 domain-containing protein translates to MNTDATIWMPLYIGDLQAKFTRLSSEQVGATLFLMMDFWKNGPIPSEPNILMSVTKLTSPKTKSLITTLKILNLFEEVNGFIQSNYITTLKEQAILNQKMKSERGKLAAQARWNKSSSNADASDSECSSNAQALLKEYPSPSPSPSPSPSPSSSSSSSSSSSSQRKDDKNEAKPINRKWI, encoded by the coding sequence ATGAATACTGACGCAACAATTTGGATGCCACTGTACATTGGTGATCTTCAAGCAAAATTTACTCGCCTTTCGAGCGAACAAGTAGGTGCTACTCTTTTTCTCATGATGGACTTTTGGAAGAATGGTCCTATACCAAGTGAACCCAACATTTTGATGAGTGTGACCAAACTAACGAGTCCTAAAACCAAGAGCCTAATAACTACATTAAAAATCCTGAATCTTTTTGAAGAAGTAAATGGATTTATTCAATCTAATTACATCACTACATTAAAAGAACAAGCTATTCTCAATCAAAAGATGAAATCTGAACGTGGGAAATTAGCAGCACAAGCTCGTTGGAATAAAAGCTCAAGTAATGCTGATGCATCAGATTCGGAGTGCTCTAGCAATGCACAAGCATTACTTAAAGAATACCCTTCACCTTCACCTTCACCTTCACCTTCACCTTCACCTTCATCTTCATCTTCGTCTTCGTCTTCGTCTTCGTCTCAAAGGAAGGATGATAAAAATGAAGCAAAACCGATTAATCGAAAATGGATTTAG
- a CDS encoding helix-turn-helix domain-containing protein has translation MIKSNLAVLLAERKMRVADLVKETGINKSTLYKLYNDESVRIDFETIDKICLALDIGVGELLIYKKEQ, from the coding sequence ATGATTAAGTCAAACTTGGCTGTTTTGTTAGCTGAAAGAAAAATGCGTGTTGCAGATTTGGTAAAAGAGACAGGAATCAATAAAAGTACGCTTTATAAGCTGTATAATGATGAGTCTGTTCGTATCGACTTTGAGACAATTGATAAGATTTGTTTGGCGTTAGATATTGGTGTTGGTGAATTACTCATCTATAAAAAAGAGCAATAG